Proteins from a genomic interval of Chroococcidiopsis thermalis PCC 7203:
- a CDS encoding DUF1338 domain-containing protein, with product MKAEIALHLWDRLWQQYRARVSYAQVYEQMILQAGGTVANDHIAFRSLRLNIDTPEGKQNLGIEYLASVAEALGYTAAGEYIFPAQKLYARHYQHPEQEQYDLPKLFISELIVEELPEAIASLIYQTVSDASLGWAMPSNATNPTDIDLIVDRLQGVFTRPWSPPKQSVVEEVNRVTQYGAWVLLHGYAVNHFTGYVNRQHTLQYPDIETTANGLATLGVPMKAQIEGSLEVGLRQTATHAVKEIVTVIDDVTGELMQIPWTYAYYEIAERYPVEAAGKKVLFDAFLGQNAQHLFEMTRKVSS from the coding sequence ATGAAAGCTGAAATTGCGCTTCATCTTTGGGATCGGCTCTGGCAACAATACCGTGCTAGAGTCAGCTACGCTCAAGTTTACGAACAAATGATTTTACAAGCAGGTGGTACGGTTGCCAACGACCATATTGCTTTTCGTTCGCTGCGGTTAAATATTGATACGCCCGAAGGAAAACAGAATTTAGGCATTGAGTATTTAGCTAGTGTTGCTGAGGCGTTGGGTTACACAGCAGCGGGAGAATATATTTTTCCAGCACAGAAATTATACGCTCGCCACTATCAACATCCAGAACAGGAACAGTATGACTTACCCAAACTATTTATTAGTGAATTGATTGTAGAAGAATTACCAGAGGCGATCGCATCTCTCATCTATCAAACTGTTAGCGATGCCTCTCTAGGGTGGGCAATGCCCTCTAATGCAACTAATCCAACCGATATAGATCTAATCGTAGATCGGCTCCAAGGCGTATTCACCCGCCCTTGGTCGCCTCCCAAACAATCTGTGGTAGAAGAAGTTAATCGAGTTACCCAATATGGAGCTTGGGTATTATTACATGGATATGCAGTCAATCATTTCACTGGCTATGTCAACCGTCAGCACACTCTACAATATCCAGATATAGAGACTACAGCTAACGGCTTAGCTACTTTGGGAGTACCGATGAAAGCCCAAATTGAAGGTAGCTTAGAAGTTGGTTTGCGTCAGACTGCTACTCATGCAGTGAAAGAGATAGTAACAGTCATAGATGATGTGACTGGAGAATTAATGCAAATTCCTTGGACTTATGCTTATTATGAAATTGCCGAACGCTACCCAGTAGAAGCAGCGGGAAAGAAAGTATTATTCGATGCATTCTTAGGACAAAATGCCCAACATTTATTTGAAATGACGAGGAAGGTATCTTCATAA
- a CDS encoding glutamate-cysteine ligase family protein, which yields MTEAKRRLGFEQEFFLVDRTGAISHRADEFLSRCQAIATEKGSNPDCFAPEWVKHIVEINTNPVNSVTELTQEYFSNLQIAIQAGQELDLRLYPLSTYPLHVMPIIRNKLWYHVQLRTVGYDRFLHAGRCTGTHLHLEVEPGAIDPRIGVSYDATLAAKAEILNLFNLATALDAALIALSRACPFYEGRGMNVSAHTVHYRGRNIFGWEGVYTNLQAVGGLQPYVHSVEELVELQFGRYHAWLEAMDRAGVERHLFYEAGGSMLKTAWNRVRLNKIGTIELRGTDSNYPDRVLAIATLVSNAAARVRRENLTVRPKAGVKTFQLKGDRLDVPEFEYLDNDLLYTAVTEGVKNREVKDYLDSIFEFATQDGENINLLTKFRSDLGEYQTTEAELLQEFQTSTGEISLDEGLRLVRQSCDKLEQQVFSVIGH from the coding sequence ATGACAGAAGCAAAGCGGCGGCTTGGATTTGAACAAGAGTTTTTCCTCGTCGATCGCACTGGGGCAATTTCTCATCGTGCCGATGAATTTTTATCGCGCTGTCAGGCGATCGCAACTGAAAAAGGCAGCAATCCAGATTGTTTTGCACCTGAATGGGTTAAGCATATTGTTGAAATTAATACAAACCCGGTCAATTCAGTTACTGAACTCACTCAAGAGTATTTTAGTAACCTGCAAATAGCAATCCAGGCGGGACAAGAATTGGATTTGAGACTCTATCCCTTGTCTACTTATCCCTTGCACGTCATGCCGATAATTCGTAATAAGTTATGGTATCACGTTCAACTGCGTACCGTAGGTTACGATCGCTTCTTGCACGCAGGCAGGTGTACGGGTACGCACCTACATTTGGAAGTTGAACCAGGGGCGATCGATCCGCGTATAGGAGTATCTTACGACGCTACTTTAGCAGCCAAAGCAGAAATCTTGAATCTCTTCAATCTAGCGACAGCTTTAGACGCTGCACTGATCGCGCTTTCCCGCGCTTGTCCGTTTTACGAAGGACGGGGAATGAATGTTTCAGCGCATACCGTACATTATCGCGGACGAAATATTTTTGGCTGGGAGGGAGTTTACACCAATCTGCAAGCCGTGGGAGGACTTCAGCCTTACGTCCATAGCGTAGAAGAATTAGTAGAGTTGCAGTTTGGGCGCTATCATGCTTGGTTGGAAGCGATGGATCGTGCTGGAGTAGAACGCCATCTGTTTTATGAGGCGGGAGGTAGCATGTTAAAAACGGCATGGAATCGCGTCCGACTCAATAAAATCGGGACGATCGAATTGCGCGGTACAGATAGTAACTATCCCGATCGCGTATTAGCGATCGCAACTTTAGTAAGTAACGCCGCCGCCAGAGTCAGACGCGAGAATTTAACCGTCAGACCAAAAGCAGGCGTTAAGACTTTTCAATTAAAGGGCGATCGGTTAGACGTACCAGAATTTGAATATTTAGATAACGATCTACTCTATACAGCCGTAACCGAAGGAGTGAAAAATCGAGAAGTTAAGGATTATCTCGACTCCATATTTGAATTTGCCACTCAAGACGGTGAAAATATCAATTTATTAACTAAATTTCGTTCCGATCTCGGTGAATATCAAACTACAGAAGCGGAACTGTTACAAGAATTCCAAACCTCCACAGGTGAAATTTCTCTAGATGAAGGACTGAGACTTGTACGCCAGTCGTGCGACAAGTTAGAGCAACAAGTTTTTAGTGTTATTGGTCATTAG
- a CDS encoding LysR family transcriptional regulator: MLELSNSQIKLSQLRALLAVAEYGNFSEAALRLDLSQSAVSHAIASLEDELGILLFSRGRQGASPTPVGEQVIGYAEKILQLLEEMVAAAKSEKSLQSGTVRVACIRSAATHILPSAIAQFRRRSPGIAIDILEHFDHLDVEKALREGQADVGFTHLPTSAEFETWEILRDEYVALLPPSANLRQNQCTWEELFAYPLIVPSTNNACFTTLRNHLLSASIRIDHQVAYQVNEDSTVVSMVLQGLGATIMPRLAAEPIPSAVHACSLPVPLERIIGVAVLANTLLTPAVFTFLDVLRGVKSPAVKFAS; this comes from the coding sequence ATGCTAGAGCTTAGCAATAGTCAGATCAAACTCTCCCAACTGCGAGCATTATTGGCAGTAGCCGAATACGGTAATTTTAGTGAAGCGGCTTTACGCTTGGATTTGTCTCAATCAGCAGTCAGCCACGCGATCGCATCATTAGAAGATGAATTAGGCATCTTATTATTCTCTCGCGGTCGGCAAGGCGCATCTCCCACACCTGTAGGAGAACAGGTCATCGGTTATGCTGAAAAAATCTTGCAGCTATTGGAAGAGATGGTTGCAGCAGCCAAATCAGAAAAAAGCTTGCAGAGTGGCACTGTCAGAGTTGCTTGTATACGGAGTGCAGCTACCCATATCTTACCGTCTGCGATCGCCCAATTTCGCCGTCGTAGTCCAGGAATTGCGATCGACATCTTAGAACATTTCGACCACTTGGACGTAGAAAAAGCTTTGCGGGAAGGTCAAGCTGATGTAGGCTTTACCCACCTCCCTACCAGTGCGGAATTTGAGACTTGGGAAATTTTGCGGGATGAATATGTCGCTCTACTACCACCATCTGCTAATTTGCGGCAGAATCAGTGTACTTGGGAAGAATTATTTGCTTATCCTTTAATCGTTCCTAGTACCAATAATGCGTGTTTTACCACGCTTCGCAACCACCTGCTAAGCGCAAGTATTCGGATCGATCATCAGGTTGCTTACCAAGTTAACGAAGACTCTACTGTTGTCAGCATGGTATTACAAGGTTTAGGCGCAACAATTATGCCACGGCTAGCAGCAGAACCAATCCCATCAGCCGTACATGCGTGTAGTTTGCCAGTACCATTAGAAAGAATCATTGGAGTAGCTGTGCTAGCAAATACGCTGCTAACTCCGGCGGTATTTACTTTTTTAGACGTGTTGCGGGGTGTTAAATCACCTGCGGTTAAATTTGCATCGTGA
- a CDS encoding class I SAM-dependent methyltransferase, which yields MQKRSLGLDDRLYDYFLSVSLREPEILSQLRQETANHPAAMMQIAPEQGQFMALLVQLLGATKTLEIGVFTGYSSLSVALALPAHGKIFACDVSKEYTNIARRYWQQAGVANKIDLHLAPAIETLDRLLASGQSESFDFAFIDADKENYDCYYQRSLQLVRPGGLIAIDNVLWGGDVANFQVQNRSTQAIRALNEKLYHDERIALSLVPISDGLTLALKR from the coding sequence ATGCAAAAAAGATCTCTTGGTTTAGACGATCGCCTCTACGATTACTTTCTATCTGTCTCTCTACGGGAACCAGAAATTTTATCTCAGTTGCGTCAAGAAACAGCTAATCATCCCGCAGCAATGATGCAAATTGCTCCCGAACAAGGTCAATTTATGGCTTTACTAGTTCAATTGTTAGGAGCAACAAAAACTTTAGAAATAGGGGTATTTACGGGTTATAGTTCTTTATCTGTGGCTCTAGCGCTGCCTGCTCATGGTAAGATATTTGCTTGCGATGTGAGTAAAGAATACACAAATATAGCGCGGCGTTATTGGCAGCAGGCTGGAGTCGCTAACAAAATAGATTTGCACTTAGCGCCAGCAATAGAAACACTAGATCGATTATTGGCATCGGGACAATCAGAATCTTTTGATTTTGCTTTTATCGATGCAGATAAAGAAAATTATGACTGCTATTACCAGCGATCGCTTCAATTAGTTCGTCCTGGTGGATTAATTGCAATTGATAATGTTCTCTGGGGTGGAGATGTGGCTAATTTTCAAGTTCAAAATCGAAGTACTCAAGCAATTCGAGCGCTCAATGAGAAATTATATCATGATGAAAGAATAGCCTTAAGTTTAGTACCAATTTCTGATGGATTGACTTTAGCATTAAAGCGATAG